The following DNA comes from Mugil cephalus isolate CIBA_MC_2020 chromosome 6, CIBA_Mcephalus_1.1, whole genome shotgun sequence.
CATGGAAAAGGCTACTGATGTCTACAACAAGTTAAAACTTCGCTTCGTGGGCAAGGCAGAGGTGGCAGCTAAACCtaaaacagagaacaaagaagaggaggaagatggtgAGAAGGAGACACACGATGCAGGTAAAAGGacacattttgtatttcttaGTTTTATGCAGTCTGTGTTGAGGCTTGGTACACTTGTAGTTTCTTACATAAAACTACAACCTTTGCAGATTCTACTCCTGTAAATGGGGAATCAGAGCAGAAAAAGAATGACACAGAGGTTGAGGAAAAACCAAAATCGCCTGCACCAGAGGAGAACAACGACGAAGCCTCTTCAAGTCCAAACAGGTGACGTAAAACAGTGTATAACATCTCTGCTCGGTATTCAGTCATGACATGTGGTAAATGAACAAGACGGGTGTATTCATTTATGCCTTCATTTAGAGACCTAATACATGTTGACTGAGAGCACACATAAAAGGACCAACCCATTTTTAAACACATGGAAATCTTTTCTgtttaaacacacatgtaaGTGTGATTTTAAGCACATCGTTCGTTGCTACTGATTGTGTGCTTTCTCTTCAGACGGAGCCCTGACAGCCCAGCTGATCAACTGACACACACGTATGAAGAAGCAGACAACTCCATCTCTGCAGAGATGGAACCACCTGCCATAGAAAGCTAAAGGACCCTTAAGAACCACTGCAGTGGACCAAGTGCTAAAAGATGGTGGCCTCTGTTTGACGTCATACAGTGCTCCTCGCCCTACAACATGGCAACACACACCCAGCATTTCCTACAGTAACTGTCGATATAGATGTTCTGGACATTTGGCACTACGATGATATCAAACCAGAAACCCCTTTTTGTTCACACCTTTTGGTCCATTATTTATCGCAGCAAAAAGGAAAGCTTACTAGCGTCATAGTTTGTGGCACTGCGCaaacctctttttttatttctgaattgTTCCTTTTATACGACATTTGGCCCGTCCTGGATCGTCACCTCTGAAACCCCTGCTCATGGCTACTTTGTTCTTTGTACAATATGAACTcgtattttgtttgttcatacCTTATGCACATTGAATGATACATTTTTAGCACCTCTAACTGGACATTATCTTGGGGTAGTATGAGAAGAAACTTTAATGATTCTTGCAGGGAATCGGGGAAGCAATGCTGTTAATTTGTTGCTTTGAAGATTTTGTGCAGCCCTAACATCcattggtttcattttataaagCCTGCAAAACATCACAAATGCCTCTTGTCTGCGTGTATGACACTGTGAGAGTGGTAAAGTACTATTTGTGAGTCTTATATGTTacgtatttttttaattatcaggTCTTGATCCAGTTACTCTAGTATGAAATGtcacttttactgtttttcacTGAGGTCCACCTACTTTTTTTATAACCTTGTTTTCATATAGTTCCAGTTTTGTCTAAAATAACAATTTATGTGGAGTAAAACAACATGCACTCCCCTCTCCCCTAGTGTCTGCTTTCAGTAACTTGCATAAATGGAATAACCATACAGATGAATACCTGCCCTTGAAAGCTATCGAGATCTCCTGTAGCTGCAGCCTATTTGGACATTTTTCTTGTCATGTGCATACAGGTGTTTTTAGTGCTATGTAAATTGGTAAAGCATTTCTATCGTTTAGTTGAGACTTGAATAAAAATCTCAGCAtggttttgtttctatttttcgTGTTTTCCGGTGTTTACAACgtgcttttcattcatttgaaagtGCCACAATAACTTAGCTACTTAATTAACTGTAGGCTTCTAGTGACAGATTAACATTTCTCTCGACTGTCGGGCTTTAGAGCAATTATACAACAAACTCTGAGAGCGACTGTGCtatgtttgtgtaatttaaCAAGTGTGCTATCATCAAGCAACGAGGCTCGAACAGTAGCGGGGGACTAGACCTTTAATTCCACCGGTTCCCATATGAGAATCTCGCATAATACTCCAGTCAGCTGACTTTAGACGCCATTTTGTCAGCCATTTCCTACACTGATCCATTGCCAGCGTCTCTGCACGGCACAGGACAGGACGCCCCGTCTGGCCTCAGCTTCTCCTGCCCGGGCTCGGTAAACGGCAGCGGACCCTGCACCACACGGTACCCGGGTGGATGAGAGACAGTCTAGCGGGTCGGTCGGCACCCACTAGACCTCTGCACGGAGCTCGGACCCGCGGGACGGAAGCGGCGCAAGTCACGGACGGACATGGCTTTGAAGATTGTCAAAGGGAGCATCGATCGGATGTTCGATAAAAATCTTCAGGATTTAGTACGTGGCATCAGGAATCACAAGGAAGATGAGGTAAAACGGACAACACGCAAACGCTGTCACCTGGGACACTTTAAATCAACTGTTCATGAATGTTTTTAAGTGCACTCGCAGTGTGAGGACCGTTATCGCTGGGTAGTTTAAAGCTAAGGCTACGTACGTTAACGTTAGGTAGCTGgtctgctagcattagcatcagctCAGTCATTGCAGCCGTTCATACAGACAAATGCTGCCGACTGGACTAtaactgctttgtttttataataGGCTATTCAATACAACCTGTTACTCACTTTGTATAAAAGAGagcgacagagagagaaacatttagCTGTCACGTTGCAAGCATTAATGTCCATTTCAGGGTTGTTACTGACAGCTAGGTCCCCTAGCTAACAGCTAGTTGTGAAGAGGAAGCAGACCGCTAGATTATCACAATTTATTAGGAGATTACTCTTCGGAAAAACTGAGATCCGACCTAGAGGGTAACGCGAGCACTCCTCCTGCTAGGACAATAATGCCGAATTTATCACTTATTGGCCTTCGAGGCTGATTTATTGTGGCGTCCTGCGATGTTGTTTGAGTCAAGTAAACCACAATAACGTGGCTCTGAATGGGCGGTGTGGTGCTCTAATATATCAAGTTAGGTTATAGTCACCCTGGATGTGTGTATTAAACTTGGATCACGTTAATTAGCAGCTCGTGATCACATCGGTGTCTAGTGATGTCATCCCTGTGACAGCTCTGTGGGTGATCAGACCCGAGTGGGTTGTTGGGGCCCTCCAGAAAACACTGTTTGGGGCAACAGCCATCTCCCAACATCACCCTGCTCTGTGTTGGTGGTGTCTGATCTTTTTGATGTAGTAAAATGTCTTTCAGGTAGTGAGAGAAGGTGGGTATGAAATCGGTTGTGCagagctgctgtgctgtgtaCACCTGCCACAAGCTGTAGGTAAAGTGTGAAATGTAGAGGTAGTGTGTACAACCTCTCTCTCAGTGTGGCAAGTTTGTCTTGGAACCAGAGGCTCGACTAGTCAGCTATAAACACGTTTAACTTGGATGTCATGTCACCTCTATTAAGACGTAAATCCAATCATCCTTATATGTGATTTGGGAAATAAGCATGTAGATCAGCTGTGTAATCCACCAGGGTTTGATCTTTTGATTCAGTGTGCGGTCTCACCTGTTCTCCATCGGTAACCCGACCTGTGCAGTCTAGATAAGGCGGTGGTTGCCCAGTCAACAGTGGACAGTTtgctgaaatattaatactgtgtgtgtgtgtactcctGAGCATGTGTCAACATTTTCCTGGCCAACCCACAGtttctcatgtttgtttttcacatgtgTGCTGAGTCTTTGCTCTCTCCATTCATTCACTCTCCCTCCCACGCATTTGGAACAGCAGACATACCGAAGAAAGGTGTTAAGGTGCCGTCGGTACAAGTTGGAGGATTGACAGTATGAATTTTGGGCATATTTGCTGTTGTCGTTTGATAAAAAGAACTTATGTGACACCAGTTAGGGGTCACATTAGCTCTTTGCTTGGAAAGTGAAGGCCTTCGAGATAATCTCCAATGTATGGGGAAACGTTGTCCATGGGTTGGCTTTGTGTCAACTATTCCAGTTATTTGACTGAAGTCTGAATTGGTGATTGTGGGAGAGGTTGATGGAgaagcactgtgtgtgtgtgtctggtgatAGTGTGTTAAACCCTCCCAGTCTGCCCTCCAGCTCTGCTAGCCACAGTCTCTCCAGGAGCAGCGGGCAGaaaccccctccccaccacctcctcctcctgtcactgTGCTGTCTCATGACCGTGCACACATGACCGGCACACTACTGCTCtacagagctgtgtgtgtttgctttgcaaGGTTGCTCCTCTCAACAATGATTTGCTGATTGCTTGCATTTAAACGTCTAGCTCGGCTTGTTCTCCGCCTCTGAATGAAATGTGTGGTCTGTTCTCACTGTTTTAGGAAATCTGTTGAATTATAGCAGGACTTGTAAGAGCTCATTCAGTCAGGCGTGATATTACTGGGAACGCTCATTTGTTAGAATGCTTTGATGGTTTGGAGAGCTCACCCGTAACCTTgcattaaataactaaattgtGCAGTTGGACTAGTACATCCTTTGCTTATGATCTTTATTTGTATGTGTTGGTCTAAAAGCATGGTCAGTTTGATTACGGTTTGAAAAAGGGGAATGTATTCAAGTGCATTCCAGCTATCAGGCCATGTACTATGATCTGATGGTGCCGTTCATTGCGTCACTAATGGCCATCAGGGGATGAACTGTTTAGACGACCGTAGtttttgacctgaaaaatgtaaTGCCCTCCCGTGTCAAGTGTCAGAGATGTGGCTAACGCTGGAAGCAATAAGCaatagaggagaggaagaagagtcTCAGCTTTGTAAAAGCAATACTCAGGCTCCACCTCTGCTGCGCTGGCAAGTGCCTTACATGGCAGTATCAAAAAgaccacatttttcctggtgcTGGTTAGCAGGCAGCATCCCTCTCTGGGTATCACTCCACTTAATCTGATCTGGTGTCTGTTGTTTGTCCTCTCCTTTGTCTGCCCTCAGGCCAAGTACATCTCCACATGCATCGACGAGATCAAGCAGGAGCTCAAGCAGGACAACATCGCTGTCAAAGCCAATGCTGTGTGCAAGCTCACCTACGTAAGATCTCTCACCCTCCATGGATTCTCTGGCTGTCGCGTCCGCTCTATACATAGACCCTGATGCACTTACAGATAGCACAATGTTTTTGACTCTCAGCGTAAGCTCAGCCCTGTTGTCTGTAGATGTGCAAAGACCGTGCGATTGATTTAGGTCATGATGCCAGCGTATTGATACAAATATGGCCATCAATTTAATATTCCACACCCAAGattaacaaagaaataaattaaacggATAAGACTTTATCCATAAGcaacacataataataaagtttgaaaTATGTCCCAATATATACActtaatattttatacattgTCATCTGAACACATAATTCAAGGAATTTAGACCAGCAAGGGAACCACCGACTATCACAAACTGGTTCCACTCCACAAGTGTAGCACATTATGTTGACACGCACACAGTGGAGAAATCTGTCTGGCTGTGATTACCGAAAAAGAGGACTACACAGAGACATCTGTCTTCATGTATTATCAAAGACAAGAGAGGATAACGCTGAATCAAAGCCTTCATGAGGGTCAAACAGAGGCACCCTGTTAGCTACGTGATATTTTTTACATAACAGGTACAAGGCCACATGTTTCATAGCCAAAGATTCATCACTATACAGCGATGTAGATATCCAGCAACCAACACTGTGCACTGTGTTTAAATGACATCACTCTTTCTATTTATAGTTAAGTACACATATAGGTTTATATGTCTCCACTGACTTGGCATTTGTGCTCACTTTGAGAGCTTCCAACTCATTTCTGTTGGTGTCTCTGTACACCACAGGAACAGCTCCTCCTTTTACTCACCATCtatctctgtctcctctgtgcAACAGCTTCAGATGCTGGGCTATGATGTCAGCTGGGCCGCTTTCAACATCGTTGAAGTCATGAGTTCCTCCAAGTTCACATACAAGGTACAACTGGAATATCGCGATAAATCTTGGAAAGTATGGTTTGgacagaaatgttaataagaTAGCTGAGATGTTCTTTTGAAGAAGTTTAATTCTGGTGACAGATGTTGACTTTAGGAATCCACATAGATACACATCCATAAATGGTACACTGTGCTGTAAATCCCTGCAGAGCTGATGAATGTCAGTAATAACGTAAATTAATCAGaatatgtgtttatttctgtttgcttCTCCCTCTGCAGAGGATTGGCTACCTGGCAGCCTCGCAGTGCTTTCATGAGAGCACAGATGTCATCATGCTGACCACCAATCAGATTCGAAAGGTCAGTGATGCAATTTTTTCGTACTTCATGTGAGCATCAACTTCTATCACACAACCTTTTCCGtctgattgatttttttctttctatgttTTACCCTTTCTCTCCAGGATCTCAGCAGCCCCAACCAGTATGACACAGGCGTTGCCCTCACTGGGCTGTCGTGTTTTGTGACCCCTGATCTGGCTCGGGACCTGGCCAATGACATCATGACACTGGTGAGTCATGGAGAGCTTTTAGGACAGCGCtatcttcttctgctctttaatGCAGCAGATAATATATCCAgaatattacattaaaaaaaaaaaaagtttttcatctCAAACAGTTTGAACACAACTGTCTTTGCTGTTTTTCTCCGTAGATGTCCCACACTAAACCTTACATCAGGAAGAAAGCTGTGTTGATTATGTACAAGGTGTTCCTGAAATACCCAGAGTCCCTGCGCCCAGCTTTCCCCAGGCTCAAGGAGAAACTGGAGGACCCAGATCCAGGTATCAGGAAACACGCTACTCAATTTACTGTCATGAACGAGAAAATGAACAgtcttttgctgctgtttttggttGTGGGTTTATTTTTATCCGTGTGTACTATTTCTAATTTGAGTTAAATCATGGACAGAGTTGGAACACCTGGGGACAAGCATTCTCTGTTACCTGAACCCCATCAATTATTCAGCAACGAAGAATATGAGATTAAGGGAGGCTGAGTTGCGATACTGCCAGGGCTGTTTGGCAATATTGTTGCACAGACAAAATCATCTTAACTTGAACTGTGCCAGTGGTCTCATACAAATTTATGTCATTaagatattctttttttttttactagtttCAGTGTGATGTAGGTTACAATAAATATACACGTTCTCAACTTGAAATGTTAACCACGTTAtaataatgtgatttttttgttgtatatGCCGTCACTACACATTGAATCGTGAATTGcaattttttggttttattcaaATAGATTATCTTTTGCCCTTTCTATTTCcagattaattattatttccgAGTACTATTTGTTGCTGTCTAACATGTTTGTTCCCTCTTCAGGCGTCCAGTCAGCAGCGGTAAATGTTATCTGTGAGCTGGCTCGGAGAAATCCCAAGAACTACCTGTCTCTGGCCCCACTTTTCTTCAAACTCATGACCTCCTCCACTAACAACTGGGTTCTCATTAAGATCATCAAGCTGGTGAGTCCGCAACACGCACAAACTGCCTTAAATTTATTTAGGTACATGTATTGTTCTATTTGTTCTGTCATTCATATGGAacttcttttacattttagactatatatagaaatatatatagatatatagaatatatatagaaatgtcTCTTTATTTAATTGGTCCTGTTCTCTGTCTCATACTCATCAAAAGGAGAAATACTTAGTAAATCATGATACGTTGTCTCCAAATTGCTAATTTAATACATTAAGGAACATGTGCAGTGTTTGCAACAATATTCACATTTGTTGACTTTAAGgaaaataaacttattttatccaCAGTTTGGCGCTCTCACACCTCTGGAGCCACGGCTGGGGAAGAAGCTGATCGAGCCTTTGACTAACCTAATCCACAGgtaaaatgaaattatgatCTTGTCCGTAGAAGGTAAAAACTGTCATGAAAGCATCAATAATAATTTCGACCTCCTCTCTGTTCCTCCCCCATCCTCATCTCTCTCACAGTACCTCTGCCATGTCTCTGCTGTATGAATGTGTCAACACTGTAATTGCAGGTCAGTACTGGTGTTCTGTGGGCAGCGCTCGGGTCCCACTCAACATAGCTTGTGTTTGGTATTATAGTTCATGCCGAAGATTTTCAAAGTTACTCATAATTTAAAACgctattttgtattttattctatatatttGTGGCATGTCTTTTTAGGTGTGTGATTTATTGTCTGCATCAAGAAATGTGATTATAATTTGGTTCATATCCATAAAAGTAGGAGTATATAGCAAAATACTCATTAAAGCTCTTGCAGATTTGGTTGGATGATTAAGAGGTTTTCGTGTACAAATCCCAGTCTTGTCACTTTGTCATGTTACGTTGACATTCAGGTTGAACTGCCTCTTTGTCCTTCATTGCAGTGCTGATTTCTCTGTCTTCTGGGATGCCTAACCACAGTGCTAGTATCCAGGTAAGCCTCTCATGTCCCATCCTCCATCTGTTTCATGTGGTTAGAAGCAGATTTTAACCCTTTCCACTCCAGTTAAATCACAGTGCATGCTTTCACAAATCTGTCTGATCAAATCTATGCTCAATAGAAAATGTCAAACTGGCTACAAAGACTCAGAAAAGCTTTCAGTCCTTGTGACTGTCAGTAATGCATGAAAAGGACATTTTTCTCCATCTAACGTAGGACCCCCACTTCAGTTTGCCACATTTACTGTGTGTTCCTTGAAATGTTCTCGTATGACAAGACTGAAACTGGTGTGGAAAGGTTTACTTGGGTGTTAACGGCTCTGtttctctcctgctctctctctgtttctctccctcccgCAGCTCTGTGTGCAGAAACTGCGAATCCTGATAGAAGACTCGGACCAGAACTGTGAGCCCTCTGTCAATGCCTGCAGTGTGTCATTTTCTCATTGTCTGCGTGTTTCTGACTGTGGAACAGTCCACCCTTTTAGACGACGATAATTTAGAGCCCCTGACTCTGGATAACTCGAACATTATTACCTTTTCATACCCAAGCAGACGGCCTGCTTGGAATACCACTGCACTGAAGTCCTGTCCATCTCTTTACCACAAAACCAAATCATGTATGACTGAGAAAACTCACAGCCAACAGTGGATGTTCCACTTAGTTGCTTTTGTTGGCCAACAGGCTGATAGAGCTTAGCTCTGTAAATACAGTCTCACACAAACAGTTGGAATTTAGGTATCTGCATCCACCAATTCGAGTTATCTGGACCTCCATCCATAGATAGTCGTGTCTGTTGAGTAGAGTATAGATGTCTGGTCTTAATAGAGCAGTTTGTGAATCCGTGGCTTAAGGTTTTGTTTATCCTTTCACAGCTCTTCTTGTTCGCTGCTTCACAGAGGGGGAGTCGTGGTGttgtggttagagaagcagctttgggaccaAAAGCAGAGGTCCATGTTTGAGGCCTATCATTTTTAAACATGGTTTATACTCTCCCCCAAGTAAATACATTACAAATTGTTGAATAAAAACTGTGGCAGACTTGCAGTACCATATATAAGGCTTCAGATGTACTGCATGTAGCTAAGATGGGAACCTTAAGTCAGTGATTTAGATGCATTGTGTGTGCATGGAATGACTAGATGGTGAGAAAACTTCAGCTGAAGCCAGTGTGTCGACAACAATCTTTGATACACGTGGCTGTTGCACACAATCTGGTCTTTTCCCACAACGTACCACTGAACGGCCATTCCCACTTCTCCACTGCTGAACTCTCGCCTTCTTCCCCTTTCACTATGCGGCTGACTATCCAACAAAAGCACAACAGACTAAAGGGAAATAAGCTGGTAGTGTCTGTTGTCAGCGTCTGTAGTCGCACCGAGGCCACATCCCAGGTCATTTCTGTATTCGCTGCAGCGATCAGCCCTCCTCACCTGAAGGTCACTACCACACACCTTCATTGATCCGGGAACCTGAGAGACATTAGTCTCTGTCAGATTAGATGATGGACAGAGCGCAGTGAGTTAGCAGATTTGTGGattctatttgtttatttattttttaaacgtTCTGGTGAGCCAGTAGGATGAGCTGCCAGAGACAAAggataaagtaaaacaaaatccaTTGTGTGTTGTCCCgtgtacatgtttgtgtgtcctttCCATCgttctgtgttttatgtttctttcctttttgatatttatttattcaatttcagagagtttttagttttagagtttaATGCAGTGAAGGTTAGAATATGATTAATACATGTATGTAGTTGTTACTGATCatgaacattttctgtatacACACACTAAGGATTTTTTATGGTTTAAAAAACTAAGAAATATTGTACCAGCTGTGTAGGTACCAGTTGTACCAGTCATATTCAAGTAAGAACAGCGAGGTTTATGAGTTAATGTCATTACAATGAATAGTAAGAAATCTACTTGGTAGACTTTGGAGAGACAAGGGCTGCTTGTAACTCTGCTGTTACGTACGCTGAAgccatgtgtgttcatgtatttGTGTAGTGAAGTACCTAGGCCTGCTGGCCATGTCAAAGATCCTGAAGACCCACCCCAAGTCAGTGCAGTCTCACAAGGACCTTATCCTCCAGTGTCTGGATGATAAGGATGAATCCATCCGTCTGAGAGCTCTGGACCTGCTCTATGGCATGGTATGgagtaaaaaaaagttgattttaACATCACGACAACTGTGGTTTACTTATTGTACAGTTAAAATACTGTTTAAGCTGTAAATCCCTGCACTCACTCGGTTTTTATAACTTTTTTGTGATAAACAGGAAATTTGTATGAATAGGATTATAAATTGTCAAAACTAAATTGTGCAGTTTTTGTTCATACTTTGGGGCTGATCTCTGCTCTCTCCAGGTATCCAAGAAGAACTTGATGGAGATTGTTAAGAAGCTGATGCTGCACGTGGACAAAGCAGAAGGAACCACCTACAGAGATGAACTGCTCACCAAGATCATCGACATCTGCAGCCAGAGCAACTACCAGTACATCACCAACTTTGAATGGTCTGTTAACTCCACAACAGCATCGTCTCATGTTTCACTGTGAAATATGTGTGTGATgacattttctcctcttcataTCTGCCTGACAGGTACATCAGTATCCTGGTGGAGCTGACCCGATTAGAGGGTACGCGGCACGGCCACCTCATTGCCTCTCAGATGCTTGATGTGGCCATTCGGGTCAAAGCCATCCGAGTCTTTGCCGTCGCTCAGATGGCCACTCTGCTGGACAACGCCCACCTGCTGACAGGCAACATGCAGCGAAATGGCATCTGTGAGGTGTTGTATGCTGCAGCATGGATCTGCGGCGAGTTCTCAGAGTAAGCAGAGTTTTCCCATTGTGGTTCATCAAGTAGGGACGGGTTCTGATAGATGGATCCATTTTGTTAAAATACGTTGGTTCAGGCATTCATGCTTTAGACGttctgttaaaagtttgaaagtCGACAAAACAGTTGGAATGTGGGAATTTCCACCGTGTTGTTAGTTTCTATGACTTCTGTAACTttagcacaacacaacaaaaaaagtgatCAAGCCTTATAACCCCTCAGCAGAGCAGAATGATTTGGGTTTTAAAGTCAGTtacaatactttttgtttgcaTGATGGTTCTTTAAGTCTGAGTTTCAGCCCTTAAACCACATTTAAAATTAGCCATGTCATTAATCTAATTAGAATAGGCTAGATTCTTAAACATTAagctacatatatatttttttttaaagttttttgagccaagtgaaattattttgtaaCTACTGGTTTACACTCAGCACCAAACACCTTGAAAAAACAGGttaaacatgtaaacagttaaatatAAAGACAGAGTgtattaagataagataatcatTCCTTTGTCCCACAGTAGGATATCCTTTGTTCTGAGCTGCTTAACAATAAATCCACAAGGAAATGAATGACAACTTGATTCAAATACTTTGTTAGCCCTGACCTGGCAGCGTAGCCCAGCCCAAATACACTCACTGTGTCTTTCACCACCATATGTTCACCCTATGTGTAACACTTGCTGCATTAGCCACCTTTAACTTTCGTCTGCAGTGCTGCCCCAATACTGTATTTGTGACCTACCAGAGAGTAAAGCGTAACCAACCAGTGATAACAGAAATCCCTCCTTGTCTTCTCAGACACCTGGAGAACCCGATGCAGACGTTGGAGGCCATGCTGCGGCCCAAGGTGGCCACCCTACCAGGCCACATCCAGGCGGTGTATGTGCAGAACGCAGCTAAGCTGTTTGCCACCGTGCTGAAAAGCCAGGAGGGGAACACGGACGCCACAGCCGCACAGGAAACCAGCCAGCTGATGATAGATAGGCTACCGTTGTTTGTCCAGAGCGCCAACCTTGAGGTGCAGGAGAGGGTAAGACAGATGAGgaataatggacttgtctctttcttttttcctccccaagCCCTAATTGAAATGTTGACCTTTAACTTGAGGATCACAAGATTATCCCGTACACACCAGTCAGATAAATAACACACTCCCTTTTCTCCTGTGCTCAGGCGTCTTGCATTCTTCAGCTGGTCAAGTATATtcagaaactgcagcagaagGACGTAGAAGTAGCAGAAGAAGTCAGCGCGCTGTTTGCTGGTGAGCTCAACCCTGTGGCCCCCAAGGCACAGAAGAAGGTGCCTGTTCCTGAAGGGTGAGTTTGCTCAGTGCAAGAGGGAACTTTTGGAAAATcctaaatatttgtttttaccatTCTGGCACAGCAGCACGAGTAACTGACGCAGCATTCATACTCTGTGTCTGCcgccgtgtttgtttgtgtagccTGGACCTGGATGCTTGGATCAATGAGCCTCCATCTGAAAGTGAGTCTGAGGATGAGCAGCCCAAGGCTATTTTTACCAAGGAGGAGCCCAAACCGTCCCGTCCCCGTCACACAGAGGTGGACGAGAAAGAACTGGCAAGGGTACGCTTCCTAATGATCGTAACACtatgaaaatgaacagaacaaTGGTTTACACTTTACtgcatgtgaaaataaacactAGCACCTAATGCCACTTTCAAGGTAAATGGTGAAGATATAAACAAACCTGTATAACGGAGACAAGACCATGTCTAATGTAGCCATGATCACGTAGTCATTGTTTCAACAAGCAATGTTAACCTTCTCTGAGTTGTGCTGTGAGTAAACCTTGGTCCCCATGTGGATTCCTGCTCATGCTATAACTGAGGTAGGCTGATCCTCATGGATtaatttgtgttgctgtttttcatttccagAGGAGAGAAGCTAGAAAGCAAGAGCAAGCCAACAACCCATTCTACATCAAGGCCTCACCGTCCTCTCAGAAGGCAGGTTCACCAGTTCACCAGTTCCCACATTTCATattagttgtatttttttgtttttcagtagaTAATTATACATGTAGTCATG
Coding sequences within:
- the ap3d1 gene encoding AP-3 complex subunit delta-1 isoform X6, coding for MALKIVKGSIDRMFDKNLQDLVRGIRNHKEDEAKYISTCIDEIKQELKQDNIAVKANAVCKLTYLQMLGYDVSWAAFNIVEVMSSSKFTYKRIGYLAASQCFHESTDVIMLTTNQIRKDLSSPNQYDTGVALTGLSCFVTPDLARDLANDIMTLMSHTKPYIRKKAVLIMYKVFLKYPESLRPAFPRLKEKLEDPDPGVQSAAVNVICELARRNPKNYLSLAPLFFKLMTSSTNNWVLIKIIKLFGALTPLEPRLGKKLIEPLTNLIHSTSAMSLLYECVNTVIAVLISLSSGMPNHSASIQLCVQKLRILIEDSDQNLKYLGLLAMSKILKTHPKSVQSHKDLILQCLDDKDESIRLRALDLLYGMVSKKNLMEIVKKLMLHVDKAEGTTYRDELLTKIIDICSQSNYQYITNFEWYISILVELTRLEGTRHGHLIASQMLDVAIRVKAIRVFAVAQMATLLDNAHLLTGNMQRNGICEVLYAAAWICGEFSEHLENPMQTLEAMLRPKVATLPGHIQAVYVQNAAKLFATVLKSQEGNTDATAAQETSQLMIDRLPLFVQSANLEVQERASCILQLVKYIQKLQQKDVEVAEEVSALFAGELNPVAPKAQKKVPVPEGLDLDAWINEPPSESESEDEQPKAIFTKEEPKPSRPRHTEVDEKELARRREARKQEQANNPFYIKASPSSQKVYQEAPGVEHIPVVQIDLSVPLKVPGLPMSDQYVKLEEERRQKERAEKKKKEKKKRKEKRSGRGKKHDSGPESEEDITPAHMVDIVTEEMPENALPSDDDDKDPNDPHKALDIDLDKPLADSEKLPVRSHRAAEAPKSPAEDGEMDAAPQETKKKSSKEKKEKKKDKDRERKKSKDDKKKKKHKHEQKEEDLLGGQGDEPVVQSQESSEVAAPPTSTSAEVSDLDFWLSNAPVPTNTQEVATVAAAAAEAAPVAEAPSGTAPDSEPDEPKDTEMEETKSSKHKKKKQKKEKEEKEKKKKKKHHHHRHHSDGGGEESVQNGTVEEEEPLPPMSNYCLLAENSYIKMVYDIQGNLQDGSQVVVSVIFENKCDSFLKSMEFNVLDSLNSKLQRPEGSGPHDGLTVPFQLPPGVSNEARFVFTVQSIVMPQKLKGTLTFIVKNEDSSTHEKLDFKLHFTCTSYLITTPCYSDAFAKLLESGDLKCSSVRLEGVNMPFHHLLARICFHHHFSVVERIDSCASMYSRSIQGHHVCLLVKTSAQTVSIDAKCDEPTLLGNVLDEIKQTFSQC
- the ap3d1 gene encoding AP-3 complex subunit delta-1 isoform X1 yields the protein MALKIVKGSIDRMFDKNLQDLVRGIRNHKEDEAKYISTCIDEIKQELKQDNIAVKANAVCKLTYLQMLGYDVSWAAFNIVEVMSSSKFTYKRIGYLAASQCFHESTDVIMLTTNQIRKDLSSPNQYDTGVALTGLSCFVTPDLARDLANDIMTLMSHTKPYIRKKAVLIMYKVFLKYPESLRPAFPRLKEKLEDPDPGVQSAAVNVICELARRNPKNYLSLAPLFFKLMTSSTNNWVLIKIIKLFGALTPLEPRLGKKLIEPLTNLIHSTSAMSLLYECVNTVIAVLISLSSGMPNHSASIQLCVQKLRILIEDSDQNLKYLGLLAMSKILKTHPKSVQSHKDLILQCLDDKDESIRLRALDLLYGMVSKKNLMEIVKKLMLHVDKAEGTTYRDELLTKIIDICSQSNYQYITNFEWYISILVELTRLEGTRHGHLIASQMLDVAIRVKAIRVFAVAQMATLLDNAHLLTGNMQRNGICEVLYAAAWICGEFSEHLENPMQTLEAMLRPKVATLPGHIQAVYVQNAAKLFATVLKSQEGNTDATAAQETSQLMIDRLPLFVQSANLEVQERASCILQLVKYIQKLQQKDVEVAEEVSALFAGELNPVAPKAQKKVPVPEGLDLDAWINEPPSESESEDEQPKAIFTKEEPKPSRPRHTEVDEKELARRREARKQEQANNPFYIKASPSSQKVYQEAPGVEHIPVVQIDLSVPLKVPGPTGLPMSDQYVKLEEERRQKERAEKKKKEKKKRKEKRSGRGKKHDSGPESEEDITPAHMVDIVTEEMPENALPSDDDDKDPNDPHKALDIDLDNLVETAGRRPLADSEKLPVRSHRAAEAPKSPAEDGEMDAAPQETKKKSSKEKKEKKKDKDRERKKSKDDKKKKKHKHEQKEEDLLGGQGDEPVVQSQESSEVAAPPTSTSAEVSDLDFWLSNAPVPTNTQEVATVAAAAAEAAPVAEAPSGTAPDSEPDEPKDTEMEETKSSKHKKKKQKKEKEEKEKKKKKKHHHHRHHSDGGGEESVQNGTVEEEEPLPPMSNYCLLAENSYIKMVYDIQGNLQDGSQVVVSVIFENKCDSFLKSMEFNVLDSLNSKLQRPEGSGPHDGLTVPFQLPPGVSNEARFVFTVQSIVMPQKLKGTLTFIVKNEDSSTHEKLDFKLHFTCTSYLITTPCYSDAFAKLLESGDLKCSSVRLEGVNMPFHHLLARICFHHHFSVVERIDSCASMYSRSIQGHHVCLLVKTSAQTVSIDAKCDEPTLLGNVLDEIKQTFSQC